The segment AGGGATAACGGTCATCAGATCGAATGGATCACAACGATGGCCTACTTCAAGAAGCTGTTTAAGCCGGAAGCCTACATTCTTGACGGCTGCGCAGGGACAGGGAATTACTCTTTTCCACTGGCAGAATTGGGGCATAAGGTCGTAGCCGGAGATCTCGTTCCTCATCATGTAGATATCCTAAGAGAGAAGCAGAGCAAGCATCCGGTATTGGCCGATATGTATGTAGGAAGCATCACGGATCTATCCCGTTTTGACAGTGAAACCTTTGATGTTGTTTTGAACATGGGAGCCTTTTATCATATCGGCAATGAAGACCGGCAGCTGGCCATGACCGAATGCCTGCGCGTGCTGAAGCCGGGAGGGCTGCTGGCAGTCTCCTATATTAACAATGCAGCCGTTTCGTTATTAAGCATAGGCGATAGGTTAGGGAATATGGATGATGTGCTTACCTGGCATGCCAACCAGACGAAAGATGGTCTATTCCTACATATGCCCCCCTTGGAAATGGAACGCATAGCAGCGGCCTATCACACAGAGCTTGTGGCCCATATTGGAACAGACGGCGTCGGTTATCTGTTTGCCAAGCACATCAATGAGGCACAGCAAGAAGATTTTGAACGCTGGCTTCAGCTTCATCTGCGGACCTGTGAGGACAAGAGTCTGCTCGGGTATAGTTTGCATGGACTGGCTATTTTGCGAAAATGATAGAAATAGACCTACCATTCGGCCCACGCGCCCAAGCAACGCCGAATGTGATCGGTTTTTCGATTACATTGGGCCCACGCGCCCACACAACGCCGAATGTGATCGGTTTTTCGATTACATTCGGCCCACGCGCCCACACAACGCCGAATGTGATCGGTTTTTCGATTACATTCGGCCCACGCGCCCACACAATGCCGAATGTGATCGGTTTTTCGATTACATTGGGCCCACGCGCCCACGCAACGCCAAATGTGATCGGTTTTTCGATTACATTTCGCAGACGCACTCTCCAAAGAGCACAAGAAAACTGCACGCTCATCGCGTGCAGCCCTTCTCAAGCCCTCTTATGGTGTGCCAACACGTAACCATGCTGCTGGAGTTTTCCTGATGAAATGCTTCTCTACCGAAGCAAGCACTACATCATTCCCCGGTAAAGCGACCCTGTCTATGGCTTCATTCACCGTCAGCCATTCATAATCACTATGCTCATGATTAAGAATGACATCCTGGTCGTCATTCACATATCCCACGAACACTGGTGCGACGTAGATATAGTTTTCTTTTGCCGAATAGATCTGGTCGAAGGTATTGGAAGTGTAGAGAGCAACCCGGGTAATCCCCGTCTCTTCCCGAACCTCTCTTAGCGCAGCCTCCCACGCTTGCTCTCCTTCTTCAATCCCTCCACCGATGTAGCACCAGGCATCCCTGAGTACCGAACCGGCCCGCTTCAGTAACAGGACATGATGACCAGAGGGTGTATTCTTCAGCAATACTACGGCAACACCTGTACAACGTATGGGTACTTCAATGTTCGTCTTCATCATGTCCGAAATCCTCTCCTACTCGCTCTCCACTCTATCCAAGCTCCGTATAGATCTGGAACGTCACCCCGAACTTGTCCGTCAGATCGCCGAAGCCGGGGCTGAACGGCTCCTCCCGAAACGGCATATTGACTTGACCGCCCTCCTGCAGCGCATCAAAAATTCTCCGTGATTCCTCCACACTGTCCGTAGTAACGCAGACCGTTACCCGCTTCCCGCTCTCAACTGGCGTACCGCCGGGAGTATCCGAGAACATCAGCTCCGTGCCGCCCACCTGTACCTTGGCATGGGCCACCAGACTCCGCACCTCATCCGGGAACGTGTCCGGGAGGTCGGGCATATCACCGTACGTCAGGATGGAGAGGACTTCGGCACCCATAGTCTGTGCATAGAACTGAATGGCCTCCTGCGTGCGCCCCTCCAGGGTAATGTAGGGAGTAAGTTTGATTGTCATTGTGTGTTCCTCCTTGAGTTCGGAATGGTCTCGCTTGTGCGATTCATTAGTATAGACGTTCCGGCCGCGGCAGAATCATCGGTGTTCCGGCAATCCGAAGCAAATAAATAATTCAGCATCTATAAAATGATGAACATGCGCGATCTTCCCCCCGCTCAGCTCAAGCACATGAATCGCCCACGGAACCAGCAATCCATCTTCTCCAGAGGGAACGTACTGGGCAAATGCGGGCCGGTTCCCGTTCACCTGGACGGGCACCATCCGTGATCCCACACAGTGACTGCGTGTGATCTGGTAGAAGGCCGCGAGATCCGCGCCGCCCTGCACCCACATCGTAAATGGCGGCATCGACAGGCTGCCGTTCTCCTGGAATAGGTCTAACAACGCAGCAATATTGTATTGTTCAAAAGCCTCCACGTACCGGGTAATCAGTCCTTCGTCCACTTCATTATCATCAGCCTGCAAGGCCTCGGACCGGAGCTGTGCCTTGGCCATGGCTGCCCGTGCCCGCTGCATCGCGCTGTTCACCGCTGCCACGGTCATCTCCAGTGCCCCGGCGGTCTCGGCTGCCGACCACCGGAATACCTCCTGCAGAATCAGCACGGCACGCTGGCGGGGCGGCAACAGTTGAAGCAGTGCAATGAAGGACAGCCGGAGGGTCTCTCTGCTGACCAGAATATTACCAGGGTCATCCACATAGCCCGGAGCGGGCCAGATCCAGGAATGCTGAGGCAGGCTCTCCCTAGGCTCCGTAACGACAGCGGCCGGTTCCGAGAGATCCATCGGCAGTGCCCGCCGCTTGGCGCTCCTTAGCCGGTCGAGACAGACATTGGTGGCAATCCGGTACATCCAGGCTCGGAGAGAGGCCTGCTGCCTCATCTGCTCCTGGTGCTGCCAGGCCCGGATCATGGTATCCTGGACGGCATCCTCCGCCTCGAAGATGGAGCCCATCATCCGGTAACAGTACCCTGTTAGCTCGGAGCGCATGCCCTCCAGCCCGTCCAGGGTCTCGTAGGTCTCATGGTTATGATTCACTTTAGACAGTCTCTCCTTCATGACCCGCCCAGCTCTCCCTCCATGAACTGTATGAGGTAGTGTTCAGGCTGGGCAACAAATTCCGGGAAGCTGCAAAAATCTGCATACGTCTGATGCTCCAGATCATAGCAGCCGAGCTGCCCCTTCTTCTGCGGATTCCAGACCAGCACCAGACCGGAGTAATTATCGATATCGGCAGACAGCCGCAACAGCTTGCGCCGGCCGGCCTTCATCTGAAGGGTGTCGGTGAAGCTGAAGAAGTCGATGTACCCGATCTTATATTCATTAGGGGCCAGCGTCAGGCGCAGCTCGTCCCCTGTAAGGAAGCGGACCAGTTCATCCGGCAGTTTATATTTGGCCAGTTCGTATTTCTTGTTCTCCACATCATGAACATCCGGCGGTTCCAACGCTTTCAGGTATTCCGCCATAGCGGTATGCTTGCTGCTGACCGCAATCGTATACGGCCGCTCGCCGTCCTTCTCCGTCATCATAAGGTCCGCACCGCGTTCCACCAGGAAGCGGACCATGTTCAGATTGCCCAGCCGGGCAGCTACTGTCAGCGGCGTCGCCCCATAAGGATAGACCATATCCGGCTTGTTGTAGTTGATATCCACTCCCTGATCCAGCAGATAGGTAAGCGTCTTCAGATCATGGTCCGAGGCGGCTTGCCGCAGCACGGCACCGGCATGTTGCCGGATGTCCAGACCCAGCTCATGGATCAGCGGGATATTCTTCTTGTTGCCGTAGTAGGCCTGTGAATAAGCGCCCGATCCCGTCCGGTTAAGCAGGTCCAGCTTCGCGCCCTGTGCAGCAAGGTATCGGACCAGTTCCTCCTTGCCGTAACGGACCGCCCTCAGGAAGGCCGGATTCTGAGGTACATTCAGCTTCGCGCCATGCTCCACCAGCAGCTTCACCACCTCGGTCTGCTGTGTGATAATCGCCAGGTCGAGCGGGCTGACTGTGGTATGCTTGCTAAGCTCTAGCCCCGCTTCAATATCCCAGCCTGCAGCAATAGCCGCCTGCAAGGCCGGAACATCCCCCTGATAGATCTGCATCGCCCGCGCCGGCAGCACCTCGAATTTCCCTATGTCCTTCAGGACAATCATCCGCACTCCTCCTTATTCTTCACTCCCATGAATACTGCTCGCATCCCTTCGACAGAAGCCACTCTTTCATCTTGGCCGATACCTGCCCGGCAGCCTGCTCATAGAAGACGGCTACCTCCTGCCCACCCGCCAGATTCAGGCGGATATAGCCGCCCAGATTCCGGTAGAACAGGTAGCAGACGTAAGGATTCTCAATGAAGAGATCCGGCGGAGACTCCGCCCGGCACAGGCCAGCCAGCTCCGTGAGCGCCAGTTGGCCCTCTCCCGGCGGCATCCGCAGGAAAAGATGCTCGCGGGTTCCCGTCCATGGCTCATAATAGACGCTCTCCTCCTGGCTCCGCCCATACATCCGGCGGTAGATGCCGTCCAAGATCAGGGCATAGCTCTCTCCCTTCTCCTGTTCCCCGGATGGCAGCGGGATTGCTTGAATCTGTTCCGCATGACGGGGCAGCCATAGCAGCCCGTCCACCTTGGGATGAACCGCCAGGAAATCACCGTCCACAGTGGTCCCGATAGCGGTACACTCGCCGATCTGCTGCTCCGTTATAGGGCTATCCTGATCATGCTCCCATAATCCGTATTCGGCAAACGGCCGCAGCACCTCTGTGTCAGGGGTCTGCACATTCATCCAGCCCCGATACGTTCCTTCGCCGTACTGCTGCAAGAACCGGATATAGGCTGGAGGATACAGACCTGCGTTCTCCACTTCAAGCAGGTGCCTGTGATGCTCTGACAGCCCCTTGGGCTCAGATACGATATACATTCATCATTCCCCCGGTTTCCTGCGTGAGTTATTCATCAATAACCTTATTCTGCCGCTTCCGCCAGCCAGGCCCGCATCGCCGGAGCTTCCGCCCGGTTCAGCCGCAGGGCAATCTCCGTATTCCCCTCATCCGGCGGCATCACTTCGGCAAGCACACATACGTCCTCCCTGGGCTGATTGAGCGCGAACAGACCCTCAGCATCCAGCATCCGCATCGCCAGCTCTATGGCCCCCAGCCTCATAGTGAACTCATCGTTCCATGCCTCATCCTCAAGCTCCGCAATAGATGGACGCGCCTGGAATAACCGCTTGACCTCATCGAAATACTCATCTCCGAAGCAGCAATACGGCGAATCGGCATACGACCACTTGATCAGCTCGGCGATCTCTGTAGCCGGTGTGCTGTCTTCCTCTGCCTGTCTGTCCGCCTCCTGCTCCAGGGCCTCCCGTGACCAGGCGGAGAGGCTTGGCGCATGTCCCTCGCCCGTTGTATATAGCGTACAGTAATAATAATGCTCCCCATTCGCAAAAAGCGCGCGGAACGACCTCCGGGCCGCCTCCGCAATCTCCGCCGCCAGCCGCTCCACTTCCTTCTGTGCCGTATTCATGGCTACTTCCTCTCGTCGATCAGCTGTTCCAGGAATCCGGCGAACGTGGGAGCATACTCCTCGATCAGATCATTCATGAGGTCATAACGCATGACCGGGAATTCCCCCTGCACATCGGGGGCAGAGGTGTCAAAGTAATACAGCTCATCGCTGTCCGGCACGAACAGATCCAGCCGGTGCGGAAACCGGCTGACCCACCAATCCTCCGCCAGATTCAGCCTGTGGATATACAGCAGATCCCAGTCGGTATACTCCCTATCCTCGGGAGCAACCAGCGTCAGAATTTGCCCGTCCCCCAGGCTCCCACCCCCATAACGGGCCAGCCACCAGCGGTAAGACGGCGGCAGCCTGAAGCCTAATTCCTCCTCGGCTTCGGCAATCCAGCTCTCCTCGGCCCCATGGCCCGGAAACCACCGGACCGGGGAAGGCTTACTTAATAACTCTGTCAGACGCTCATACATAGTTGTACTCCCCTTTCCCTGCTAAGGGTTGATTATAGATTGTCAGGATGAACAGCAGCTGGCGCATCATTATTCATGCGCAGCAGGATATACTCAATCTCCTCCAGCGGCAGCTTCAAGGTCCGGCTAACCTCATGGAGTCCCATCTCCCGGGAGAGGAGGAGGCGTGCCTGATGGATTTCCCCTTCCAGCCAGTTGTTGGCCAGCATCCAGCTCTTCACCCGTTCCTGCAGCTCTGCTTGGGCAGTTTTACCGGCATGCTTGGTATACTTGGCAATAGATTCTGCCAGATAGCTGTACAGGTGAATGCCCAGAGCCTCGCGCTGCTCATTCTTGGACATGCGCTGGTACTGCTCATAGCTGAGGCTGATATCCAAATAGAGGGTATGATCCCCGCTGTCAAAGCGTCTGAACGTTCTCCGCCCGTAGCTATCAGGTAACACCCGGAACACAACGAAGATATCGTAGGGGAACTCCAATGTATTCGCCAGCTCCTCTAACGGCAGCAATTCATCTCTGAGTACACCCACACATGTTCCATGGGTATCCAGCGTAAAACCCAGTTGCATATTAGCACCCCTCCCCCGCTTAAGACACGCTTGAACTATTTCCCCCTTCTATAGGCATCTGCCAGCTGGACCAGATACCAGACGGCCGCACCGGTCAGGGCTGCGAACAGCAGATTAATACAGCCGAATACAAGAAATAACTTGGCTTTGCCTGGCCCGATCCGTACAGCAGCAACGAGCTGGAGAATCGCAGGGAGCAGGAACATCAGCCAGGAGACGGTGATCAGCTTTTCGGTCTTGAAGCTCCACCATACCGCACAGCACGATAGAGCCAGCACGCCCCAGGTACAGATGAACTTCAGCGCCATCGGCTCCCCTCCCTTTCATGAGTAATCCAATAGATCAGCTAGGCCCTGGTTGCCCATGGATCACGAGTCCATATTGTCTGACCATCCACGAGTCGCTTAAGTCTTGAGCCGCATCACGGCTTATACGTACAGAGGGCTTCTGTTCGTCCATCGCCTCCGTATCTTGCGCCGAGAAGCGGAGAGGCTTGGTTATTTTTTGAATAGAGCCGGTGATTTCCTTATACAGGGCGTAGCTCAGCGGCTTGTGCTCCCGGACATCCTCATAGAGATAATACTCCCCTTGCTCATCCTGAGCATTGACCCGGTGCCCCTTAGGGCAGGAGATCAGGATACAGGGCAGCTCATTCTCTGCCCATTGCCCGTGATAGGGAATAGAAATCCCCTCATTTCTCGCAAAAAAACCGAAGCTCTCTGTATCCGGCAGAACCGATATCGAATAGATGAAGAAAGGGCGCACCCCGCTCTCTTTTTCCGCAGCTGTATAATATTGATAGAAGGCGCGATACGCCTCCACCACCTGATTCTGATCATGCTCTGTATGGGTATAATTGGTTAAATAGTACCGCACTTGCGTAGGCTCCAGAAGCTCTACGACTCTCTTGAACTCCTCGGGTGTGATGAAGAAGCGCTGCTTGTAGAATCCGCTGTTTTTTAGCATCTTCTTCTACCACTCATAGGTAACAAACCGTGCTCTGAGCGTCTCTTCATACGGCAGCCATTCCGCATCGCTCCATAGAGACATTCCAGTAATTTCGGACAGCCGCTCCACCGCTTGCCCGGGGCTGGTAAGGCTGATGAATGCGCCGAAGTTCTCCTCCTCAGCTTGCATCCCGAGCACCCGCTGCATATATTCGTCAGCTATACGCTCTTCCCGCAGGTGTTCGTATTCCTCCCGGGTCCACGGCTCACAGAAGATTCGTTCGGCCTGGATCTCCCCCTGTTCAAAGAAAGACAGCTCGAAGATCTCCTCATTCATGTATCCCGCCGTCATCACCGGCTCCTCCAGCAGCCCGGACAACGTTCTGCCAACCTTTTTCACCGTACCCCATACGAAATAATCGTGAAGCACGCTGATCCAGCCCTCGTTGCTTTGGCTTACATAGATAACTGCCTTACGCTCCGGCGTCTCAGAATCAGGATAACCCAGAACCTTGCCATGCTTGGCGATCAGCTCTTTCAAGGCTTGAAGGGTCTTGTCCAGGTCACCTGACTTGATATGCAGATTTGCAAACGATCTTCCCACGCGTGGATGGCCTCCTTTAATGGCTTGTCTATAGTTACTTGGCATACTAACATATAAACTAGATTCCATTCATTTTACCAAATTAATGTAAGGAGGGGCTACCTTGAATAAGAAATTCCTCTTGGCCAGATGGCAGGACGACCAGCTCTCTGAAGTGAACCGGCGTCTGGCCGCTATTTCAGGCAAACATAATCTCCATCAAAAGGACCGCTCCTTTCCCGTCTCCCCATATGGACAGACGGAGGCAGGACTGGAAGATTACCGGGGGGTTACTCTGATAGAGAGCATACAGTACCTCACTCTACAGGGCATTGATTTCTCTTATTCACGCTTCGAGGATGCGGCAAGCCTCAATACCTCAACGCTTACCCATTGTTGCCTGGACGGGGTCAAGCTGGACAACAGATTCGTGACCCATACCTTCAGCCACTGTTCCTTCCGGGAAGCGAAGCTGAATCGTGCCCGAATCAGCAAGGAGTTCCATGATTGTGATTTCACCGGCTGCAACTTCAGCAAAGCGATCGCTAATGATGTATCCTTCACCCGCTGCCGCTTTGACGGCGCCAACTTTCGCGGTGCCTTATTCCTGTATTGCCGGTTCGAGGAATGCAGCTTTGAGGGGGCGCTGTTTCAAGAGGGCTCCATAGCTGGAAGCCGCTTTGCGGGAGAGGGACACTTGCTGCCTGAGTGGGGGAATACGATACTGGATCATGTCAAATTTGAGGATTGATGCAGGTATACAGCACACCCCTCCACTATTTCCAAGGGAGGGGTGTGCTGATATAAGCCTGACCATAGTTCAAAACAATTTCAAAATAATGTTATCCTTCGAGTATCCGAATAGCAGCTATAACAGCCTCCGCCTGACTCAGTGGAATTTTGTCTTGTTCTCTAAATACATAAATATTTTGCATACGCAAATACTCTTCATGAAAATTCATGTCAGTAAGGAGATCATGTAGATAGCGAAAGTCTTTAATCAAACAATCTGACGGAATACCACCAGAACGTACTTGCTCTTCTTCCCGCTTTAGTCCAATTAGGTACTGAAGGTTAACTTTTTCTGTAAATAAATTTCGGATTTTTTCGTTAGTAAAAAGCACCATTAAATCATACAAATGTTTAGCAACATCAAATGCAAAATCACTTGGATTATCTGTTCTGGAGTTTATATATTGTCTGTATCTTTGATAATAAAACTCGGTAGCAAATACTTTGTCTATAAAGATGCGCTCTAGTTTTATGGTTAATATCTTAAAAGGCCGAACATTAAATTTTGTATCTAGTATATCTTGTGATTCTTTTTGGGCGTACAAGTAAAGAGCTGGGGCTATCAGCATAGGCTCTACAGGTTCGCTTTTAGTAAACGAAGTAGCTTCAATCTTCACTCTTCCAAATCTTTGTAGTGGATCAGTCCCCTCACTACCGTTAAAGATGGGATCATATCCATAAACTGTGGTTATATTGCCCTTGCCTTTGCTCGATTGCTGATCATCTGAAAGCTTTTTTAAGCACGAGTAGCCCTCCGCTGACAATTCTAGCCGTTTTTTCTTTTGGGAGTTTGAGCTTACATCATCCACACACACCGTTAAGTCAATATCCTCTGAGAACCGATTAATGGACAACAACGCTTTATATAGTGCAGTTCCGCCTTTAAAATAAGCCTTCCATTGTTCTTGATTTCGAGCCAGCTCTTCAAGCATCAGCGTAACATAATAATCTTTTTCTAAAACATCAGCCCTTATGCCAGCTTTCATACTAACTTGCAGTATGATTTCCTCAAAATCATCCTTACTTTCATGCAATATCATAACCGGGTACCCTCTGCAACTTTACCTAGGCGCCAAACTATATCCTTAGCGTAGTTCATAGCGGCATATCCTAATAGCTTTCCATAGTCTAACTTGTTAGCTTCAATAAATTTGTTAATTATCCCTTCAGGGTGGGGAGCATCCCAGACCACCTGGTCTTTATTCTCAATGGCATCTAGGATTTGCAAATATAAATAGTTATCAATATTCACTTCCATACGCGGCTTACGTAATACAGTATGCA is part of the Paenibacillus sp. FSL M7-0420 genome and harbors:
- a CDS encoding SMI1/KNR4 family protein encodes the protein MYERLTELLSKPSPVRWFPGHGAEESWIAEAEEELGFRLPPSYRWWLARYGGGSLGDGQILTLVAPEDREYTDWDLLYIHRLNLAEDWWVSRFPHRLDLFVPDSDELYYFDTSAPDVQGEFPVMRYDLMNDLIEEYAPTFAGFLEQLIDERK
- a CDS encoding class I SAM-dependent methyltransferase produces the protein MVNAITDYYDSYDEEGRLSRDNGHQIEWITTMAYFKKLFKPEAYILDGCAGTGNYSFPLAELGHKVVAGDLVPHHVDILREKQSKHPVLADMYVGSITDLSRFDSETFDVVLNMGAFYHIGNEDRQLAMTECLRVLKPGGLLAVSYINNAAVSLLSIGDRLGNMDDVLTWHANQTKDGLFLHMPPLEMERIAAAYHTELVAHIGTDGVGYLFAKHINEAQQEDFERWLQLHLRTCEDKSLLGYSLHGLAILRK
- a CDS encoding DUF4303 domain-containing protein yields the protein MNTAQKEVERLAAEIAEAARRSFRALFANGEHYYYCTLYTTGEGHAPSLSAWSREALEQEADRQAEEDSTPATEIAELIKWSYADSPYCCFGDEYFDEVKRLFQARPSIAELEDEAWNDEFTMRLGAIELAMRMLDAEGLFALNQPREDVCVLAEVMPPDEGNTEIALRLNRAEAPAMRAWLAEAAE
- a CDS encoding pentapeptide repeat-containing protein — encoded protein: MNKKFLLARWQDDQLSEVNRRLAAISGKHNLHQKDRSFPVSPYGQTEAGLEDYRGVTLIESIQYLTLQGIDFSYSRFEDAASLNTSTLTHCCLDGVKLDNRFVTHTFSHCSFREAKLNRARISKEFHDCDFTGCNFSKAIANDVSFTRCRFDGANFRGALFLYCRFEECSFEGALFQEGSIAGSRFAGEGHLLPEWGNTILDHVKFED
- a CDS encoding sigma-70 family RNA polymerase sigma factor; translation: MKERLSKVNHNHETYETLDGLEGMRSELTGYCYRMMGSIFEAEDAVQDTMIRAWQHQEQMRQQASLRAWMYRIATNVCLDRLRSAKRRALPMDLSEPAAVVTEPRESLPQHSWIWPAPGYVDDPGNILVSRETLRLSFIALLQLLPPRQRAVLILQEVFRWSAAETAGALEMTVAAVNSAMQRARAAMAKAQLRSEALQADDNEVDEGLITRYVEAFEQYNIAALLDLFQENGSLSMPPFTMWVQGGADLAAFYQITRSHCVGSRMVPVQVNGNRPAFAQYVPSGEDGLLVPWAIHVLELSGGKIAHVHHFIDAELFICFGLPEHR
- a CDS encoding NUDIX hydrolase — encoded protein: MMKTNIEVPIRCTGVAVVLLKNTPSGHHVLLLKRAGSVLRDAWCYIGGGIEEGEQAWEAALREVREETGITRVALYTSNTFDQIYSAKENYIYVAPVFVGYVNDDQDVILNHEHSDYEWLTVNEAIDRVALPGNDVVLASVEKHFIRKTPAAWLRVGTP
- a CDS encoding nucleotidyl transferase AbiEii/AbiGii toxin family protein, with the translated sequence MILHESKDDFEEIILQVSMKAGIRADVLEKDYYVTLMLEELARNQEQWKAYFKGGTALYKALLSINRFSEDIDLTVCVDDVSSNSQKKKRLELSAEGYSCLKKLSDDQQSSKGKGNITTVYGYDPIFNGSEGTDPLQRFGRVKIEATSFTKSEPVEPMLIAPALYLYAQKESQDILDTKFNVRPFKILTIKLERIFIDKVFATEFYYQRYRQYINSRTDNPSDFAFDVAKHLYDLMVLFTNEKIRNLFTEKVNLQYLIGLKREEEQVRSGGIPSDCLIKDFRYLHDLLTDMNFHEEYLRMQNIYVFREQDKIPLSQAEAVIAAIRILEG
- a CDS encoding ankyrin repeat domain-containing protein; amino-acid sequence: MIVLKDIGKFEVLPARAMQIYQGDVPALQAAIAAGWDIEAGLELSKHTTVSPLDLAIITQQTEVVKLLVEHGAKLNVPQNPAFLRAVRYGKEELVRYLAAQGAKLDLLNRTGSGAYSQAYYGNKKNIPLIHELGLDIRQHAGAVLRQAASDHDLKTLTYLLDQGVDINYNKPDMVYPYGATPLTVAARLGNLNMVRFLVERGADLMMTEKDGERPYTIAVSSKHTAMAEYLKALEPPDVHDVENKKYELAKYKLPDELVRFLTGDELRLTLAPNEYKIGYIDFFSFTDTLQMKAGRRKLLRLSADIDNYSGLVLVWNPQKKGQLGCYDLEHQTYADFCSFPEFVAQPEHYLIQFMEGELGGS
- a CDS encoding VOC family protein encodes the protein MTIKLTPYITLEGRTQEAIQFYAQTMGAEVLSILTYGDMPDLPDTFPDEVRSLVAHAKVQVGGTELMFSDTPGGTPVESGKRVTVCVTTDSVEESRRIFDALQEGGQVNMPFREEPFSPGFGDLTDKFGVTFQIYTELG